The following coding sequences are from one Arachis hypogaea cultivar Tifrunner chromosome 7, arahy.Tifrunner.gnm2.J5K5, whole genome shotgun sequence window:
- the LOC112702888 gene encoding uncharacterized protein isoform X2, protein MWTALCMPWVLFSLQSSPRWSYWQLGRLFRQSLASRNLSLIRLLSICKESICFSFGRNKLLSFLFCYYHYGCSKSNIWGSLQSATESYIKHGRKNAITQAWWSLLVY, encoded by the exons ATGTGGACTGCATTGTGTATGCCATGGGTTCTCTTTTCACTTCAATCTTCCCCTCGCTG GTCTTATTGGCAATTAGGGAGATTATTTCGTCAAAGTCTTGCCTCAAG GAATTTAAGCTTGataagattgctttcaatttgCAAGGAGAGCATTTGTTTCTCTTTTGGAAGAAACAAGCTATTAAG CTTCTTGTTTTGTTACTACCATTACGGATGCTCTAAATCGAACATATGGGGATCCTTGCAATCGGCTACAGAATCCT ATATTAAACATGGCAGAAAAAACGCCATCACTCAAGCATGGTGGAGCCTATTGGTTTACTGA
- the LOC112702888 gene encoding uncharacterized protein isoform X1, whose protein sequence is MWTALCMPWVLFSLQSSPRWSYWQLGRLFRQSLASSLYFRNLSLIRLLSICKESICFSFGRNKLLSFLFCYYHYGCSKSNIWGSLQSATESYIKHGRKNAITQAWWSLLVY, encoded by the exons ATGTGGACTGCATTGTGTATGCCATGGGTTCTCTTTTCACTTCAATCTTCCCCTCGCTG GTCTTATTGGCAATTAGGGAGATTATTTCGTCAAAGTCTTGCCTCAAG TTTGTATTTTAGGAATTTAAGCTTGataagattgctttcaatttgCAAGGAGAGCATTTGTTTCTCTTTTGGAAGAAACAAGCTATTAAG CTTCTTGTTTTGTTACTACCATTACGGATGCTCTAAATCGAACATATGGGGATCCTTGCAATCGGCTACAGAATCCT ATATTAAACATGGCAGAAAAAACGCCATCACTCAAGCATGGTGGAGCCTATTGGTTTACTGA
- the LOC112702888 gene encoding uncharacterized protein isoform X4 yields the protein MSSEGKNLLHKVFPSPNATVLKQLSNVDCIVYAMGSLFTSIFPSLVLLAIREIISSKSCLKEFKLDKIAFNLQGEHLFLFWKKQAIKVLM from the exons ATGTCAAGTGAGGGAAAAAATTTGCTCCATAAA GTCTTTCCTTCACCTAATGCAACTGTATTAAAGCAGTTAAGTAATGTGGACTGCATTGTGTATGCCATGGGTTCTCTTTTCACTTCAATCTTCCCCTCGCTG GTCTTATTGGCAATTAGGGAGATTATTTCGTCAAAGTCTTGCCTCAAG GAATTTAAGCTTGataagattgctttcaatttgCAAGGAGAGCATTTGTTTCTCTTTTGGAAGAAACAAGCTATTAAG GTACTTATGTAA
- the LOC112702887 gene encoding uncharacterized protein isoform X2, which yields MLIFWVLYAIDQVQLDRAKQATKSAILMNLESRMVVSEDIRRQILTYERFSQKWRCTCLQGATSENATVSSSSPRVLRIGVLFTLNSIIGRSVKATATFWSQ from the exons ATGCTTATTTTTTGGGTTCTATATGCAATTGACCAAGTACAGCTGGATCGTGCCAAACAGGCTACAAAATCTGCAATTTTGATGAACTTGGAATCAAGA ATGGTTGTTTCAGAAGATATAAGAAGACAAATTTTGACATACGAAAG ATTCTCTCAAAAATGGAGGTGCACTTGTTTACAAG GAGCTACCAGTGAAAATGCTACCGTTTCTTCTTCAAGTCCAAGAGTTTTGAGAATTGGAGTGCTGTTTACTTTAAACTCTATCATTGGAAGATCAGTAAAAGCCACAGCCACCTTTTGGTCACAATAG
- the LOC112702887 gene encoding uncharacterized protein isoform X1 encodes MLIFWVLYAIDQVQLDRAKQATKSAILMNLESRMVVSEDIRRQILTYERFSQKWRCTCLQGLTTLRLLNVSNTGATSENATVSSSSPRVLRIGVLFTLNSIIGRSVKATATFWSQ; translated from the exons ATGCTTATTTTTTGGGTTCTATATGCAATTGACCAAGTACAGCTGGATCGTGCCAAACAGGCTACAAAATCTGCAATTTTGATGAACTTGGAATCAAGA ATGGTTGTTTCAGAAGATATAAGAAGACAAATTTTGACATACGAAAG ATTCTCTCAAAAATGGAGGTGCACTTGTTTACAAG GGTTGACTACATTGAGGTTACTTAATGTTTCAAATACAGGAGCTACCAGTGAAAATGCTACCGTTTCTTCTTCAAGTCCAAGAGTTTTGAGAATTGGAGTGCTGTTTACTTTAAACTCTATCATTGGAAGATCAGTAAAAGCCACAGCCACCTTTTGGTCACAATAG
- the LOC112702888 gene encoding uncharacterized protein isoform X3: MSSEGKNLLHKVFPSPNATVLKQLSNVDCIVYAMGSLFTSIFPSLVLLAIREIISSKSCLKEFKLDKIAFNLQGEHLFLFWKKQAIKLLVLLLPLRML; encoded by the exons ATGTCAAGTGAGGGAAAAAATTTGCTCCATAAA GTCTTTCCTTCACCTAATGCAACTGTATTAAAGCAGTTAAGTAATGTGGACTGCATTGTGTATGCCATGGGTTCTCTTTTCACTTCAATCTTCCCCTCGCTG GTCTTATTGGCAATTAGGGAGATTATTTCGTCAAAGTCTTGCCTCAAG GAATTTAAGCTTGataagattgctttcaatttgCAAGGAGAGCATTTGTTTCTCTTTTGGAAGAAACAAGCTATTAAG CTTCTTGTTTTGTTACTACCATTACGGATGCTCTAA